CACTGTCATTGTTACTGTTTCATAGCTTTCAGGGGATCATATACATATCTCTTGAATTTGAGGATAACCTTTATGGATCCTGTAGTATCCACTACACTGTCCTCTGTGGACTTCTTCTTGGTGTGGGAGTACTTCTCATATGCTTCATCACTCAACccctctgaaacaaacaaatagagAATGTTACCTCCACCTTCATTGCCTGGTGTTAGCCTGACAgttaatatttgaaaaaaacatatattacaGTGATATATTACAACAACATCATGTCCCCTAGAGTCAGTTGACATCCAGAAACAAGGAAGTAAGCAGGAAAGTAGCTTGGTTTCCATGCAAACTCGAAAGAAGAGTCATGATAACTGATAACTTGACCAGTGTTACCTTACCAtgggtgagagtgagtgagagagtgagtgagattttacactgcttttggcaatactatagcaatatcatgatgtgaCAGcctgtggggaattgaaccctgctcttcagtgtgacaaacctacactttaaccatttggctacctcATCGCCCCAACCTAGCTACTTGTTTACCAGTTCATCTTTGATGTCTATCTTGTGAGGGAATATCTTGTGAATATGAAACCAGAGAGGTTGAACATCAGCAAACCATTCAGAGTTAAAACCAAGTAACCCTTGATTTAACAATTTAGTACTGGTGAAGGACACAATGGATTTATTGCACTAGATACAGGTAGggaaaacatgaatttattccaCTTTATCTAAGAGAAAGACAAGTGAACAATACCTGAAAGTGAAATCTTCACTTTTCCACTTTTTCCAAAGCTCCCTTGTATAGTACCCCTCTGTCCAGATGAAAGCTCAACTTGCATCCCTGTAAATAATGTTATGTCCGTTTCCTTTTTGAACAAGTTTTTGGCAATCACAGTGTACTTATCTGTGGCTCGCTCCATAAGCCCTTCTCGCCTTTTTATCTTAACAACTTTAACTTTGGGTAAGACAGTTGTCTGGTAATCAGCATCACCAAATGACTCTAATATGTTCCCATGGAAAGCAAGACGACAGATATTTGCATCAACGTCTGAATCTAGCTTTGAGCCgatgaatattgctgatggcAAGCAAACCACTGGCCTATCAAACTCCAGAAGAGCAAAATTGTCAACAGACTGTTCTGGTGCTGTATCACAGATTTCCGCCAAGTCATCCAGGAAGTCATATTCTTGTGAAAAGTTAAAGCTTTTCAATTCTGGGCCATCTTTCCCTTTACTGCATTTGAAGAAGGAAGCTCGGCCCATTACAGTTTCGTGTCCTAAAGTTATATGAAACTTGGATTTGTTGGTGATATTTCCTTTGAAGTAAGGGATCTTGTGTATTGATACTAGGGCAGCTACTACTGTTGAAAGACTGCCTGGGGTGCACACAAATCCACGCTCTAGTAGTTTGGGGTCAAACTGAGTTACACAGACACCTGCTCTGTCTCCCtgaaatacataaaaacatgtatttatcaCTGCTTAATACTGAATACTATTTTCCTAAATACAAATTATAAAATGAATCATTTAGTGACATCCATGAAATTTAAGCATaatacagagtgagtgaatgagtatggtgtaaagtcccttttagcaatattaaagaaatattgtAGTGGGGAATACCGGAAATGggcacacattgtatccatatggggaatcaaacctgggtcctcAGCATGttgagcaaacacttcaacctgGCTACCTGACGTCCCCAGCATAATCCAGTAGGCCATTAATATGGAGAAgccatacaatataaacagtCTCATGGTTAAATGGGGGCAAAAATCAGGGTTTTACACACACAACTGCCATCAAATGTCATGTGACCAGTTTTCGCAAAAAGAGATTTTATAAACACTATCCAATTTGGCAGATACTAGTAGCTTACTTCAGCATTTGTGTCTTTTCCAAACAATTACGTAACAAAGGGTCCTGAAGTTCTCTTTAAAGTGAGGTAACATGCAAAGATTATGCTCTCTCAAACGACACATATGTATCAGGAATATTGCTTGGAAACTATTACACAATCTGATGGTTAGCTATTTCAAAGCTGAAGGTTGTGTGGATAGTATTCATTTAGCTCAAAAAATAGAAACAGATGATGTCATTGGTCCCTTTCATCAGATGAAAGCAAATGGCTATTTCAGCATTAATGAAGTTACTTCAACACCCTTCAGTTAACACTTGACAGACATATGACAGAGATTGAATCAAGTTGTCTGAATTTGTAAAATAATACCATTCAAGCATTGTTTGTCAGATACCTGCTGAACAGAATCTACTGGCTTCTTGAACATCTGTATTGACTTGATCTTCTTGCTGACCTTCATTGCTGGGAATTCCAGCGTCTGAAAGACAGAACCCAGTTGATCAGCTATTGGATGATAGTGTAACTGCTCTAGTATCAGTGAAATACAAATCACTCCTGTACACACCCCTGTATACACCCGACACCCCTGTATACCGTTGTATACACCCCATATCCATGTATATATACCCATGTATACCCATGTGTACAAAGGTAAAAAGGGGTGTGAGGTGTATACAAGGGTATACATGGGTGTATACAAGGGTATACAGGGGTGTATACAAGGGAATACATCCCACACACCTGTATACACCCTTGTGTGCACCCCACACCCCTGTATACACCCTTATGTACACCCTACATCCCTGGTTCATTGCTGATTGTACTTGTAGTAAGTCTAATTCAATTCTGATTGTAACAATGATCCACTTTCATCAATTCTGATTCAATTCTAATTTTAACAATGATTCACTTTCAGCATGTCTGATTCAATGGCAGTCACaacaaacatccactttcagcTTGTCTGATTCTATACTAAGGAACAATTATATCAGTATGAATGTTCTATCCTTTAGGATGCTCAGTACAGCAAATATAGATTGACCGCATTCCTAATACGTTTGATGTTTTAAAGACTTTTGTATCTTACAAGTGGCACCAGCTGGCCCCATCTCAGATATCCTATCCAGTTCTGTATTGAGATGTGACTGATTGGATACGGGAGAGCTCACATGCACCAGGAATGCTGCCTGCTTGCATAAAATTCCATTCCTCTCAGTGTAacattcatttgtttttgtggatactTTCTGTAACGATGGTAACAGCTCGTTGGTTTTCACATACTGTAAATTGTAATTTGTTTTGAGTCACAATATTTTTTGCAGCTTGCCTAACTCTTGAAAATATTGCATCTGCAAGTTCTACCAAAAGTAAATCTAATCACACACGAAAGGTTGCTGTTAATCCTTAACTGAGCTCAGTAGAGTATGTCCGTGTGTAGAAATCAGTGATGTTGTCCTTACAAAACAACACATGCTACACAGGCTTGATATGCCTTAAACTGTGATGAAAGATCAGGTTAGTCACTGGTATGGTGAGGAA
The window above is part of the Haliotis asinina isolate JCU_RB_2024 chromosome 1, JCU_Hal_asi_v2, whole genome shotgun sequence genome. Proteins encoded here:
- the LOC137292304 gene encoding selenocysteine-specific elongation factor-like; the protein is MESRQFNFNVGVLGHVDSGKTSLSRALSSVASTACFDKNPQSKERGITLDLGFSSFTVPLDDESKERFGGHDRVQYTLVDCPGHASLIRTIIGGAQIIDMMLLVVDIVKGMQTQTAECLVIGEILCRKMIVVLNKMDLLPPEKRSSGFEKMKKRMLKTLETTRFRDSPVIGVSACPGGKDDDVVPEGLNDLISLLGQHTYLPQRCASGSFIFSVDHCFAIRGQGTVLTGTVIAGKATVGDTLEFPAMKVSKKIKSIQMFKKPVDSVQQGDRAGVCVTQFDPKLLERGFVCTPGSLSTVVAALVSIHKIPYFKGNITNKSKFHITLGHETVMGRASFFKCSKGKDGPELKSFNFSQEYDFLDDLAEICDTAPEQSVDNFALLEFDRPVVCLPSAIFIGSKLDSDVDANICRLAFHGNILESFGDADYQTTVLPKVKVVKIKRREGLMERATDKYTVIAKNLFKKETDITLFTGMQVELSSGQRGTIQGSFGKSGKVKISLSEGLSDEAYEKYSHTKKKSTEDSVVDTTGSIKVILKFKRYVYDPLKAMKQ